From the Neoarius graeffei isolate fNeoGra1 chromosome 1, fNeoGra1.pri, whole genome shotgun sequence genome, one window contains:
- the LOC132891500 gene encoding phospholipid scramblase 1-like — protein MDPAGCVAPQDLAMRPVRCPPGLEYLTQVDQLLIHQQVELLEVILGWESNNKYLVKNTLGQQVFFVAEDNDCCNRNFCGSLRSFVLHILDNMGQEVMTLTRPLRCDGCCCPCCLQELEVQSPPGIPIGYVIQTWHPYLPKFTIQNEQKQDVLKIVGPCCSCRCCSDVNFEVISLDEKESVGQIRKQWTGFVKELFTNADNFGVTFPMDLDVKMKAVLLGACFLIDFMFYEHSD, from the exons ATGGATCCAGCTG GCTGTGTGGCTCCTCAAGATCTGGCGATGAGACCGGTCAGGTGTCCACCTGGCCTGGAGTACCTAACGCAG GTCGACCAGCTTCTCATTCACCAGCAAGTGGAACTGCTTGAAG TCATTTTAGGATGGGAGTCCAACAACAAGTATCTGGTGAAGAACACACTCGGGCAGCAGGTCTTCTTCGTGGCCGAGGACAACGACTGCTGTAACCGGAACTTCTGCGGATCGCTTCGCTCCTTCGTCCTCCACATTCTGGACAACATGGGGCAGGAGGTGATGACGCTCACGCGACCGCTACGCTGCGACGGCTGCTGCTGCCCCTGCTGTCTGCAAGAG CTCGAGGTGCAGTCTCCACCGGGCATTCCTATTGGGTACGTGATTCAGACGTGGCACCCTTACCTGCCCAAGTTCACCATTCAAAACGAGCAGAAGCAGGATGTTCTGAAGATCGTGGGGCCTTGCTGCTCCTGCAGATGCTGTTCCGATGTGAATTTTGAG GTTATCTCATTAGATGAAAAGGAGTCCGTGGGCCAGATCAGAAAGCAGTGGACAGGCTTCGTAAAAGAGCTTTTCACCAATGCTGACAATTTCGGGGTCACCTTCCCGATGGACCTGGACGtcaagatgaaggctgtgcttctCGGAGCCTGTTTTCTCATC GACTTCATGTTCTATGAGCATAGcgattga